One window from the genome of Luteithermobacter gelatinilyticus encodes:
- a CDS encoding PAS domain-containing protein, giving the protein MVEYILPLTRHLLAGNSKKLEAFMVERGFARVQVVPSPLHTLLPCAKLRYTYHYWETLRSHEPLPSRKQIDPRRLGIALGNICLLEAVNLGRDMKYRLYGSNIAYHAGHDLQGMTLREIPRHFPRKDFSDLPFHLALFQACLIEKRPYFSEYMTTSAQRRTPRIWSRLSLPLANNRGEVTMILHCISPRPTEQPAARVPSDMKMVV; this is encoded by the coding sequence ATGGTTGAGTATATTTTACCGCTAACTCGACATTTGCTGGCCGGAAACAGCAAAAAACTCGAGGCTTTCATGGTAGAGCGGGGATTTGCCCGGGTGCAGGTGGTCCCGTCTCCGCTTCATACCCTGTTGCCCTGTGCCAAACTGCGCTATACCTACCATTATTGGGAAACACTGCGAAGCCACGAACCCCTGCCTTCCCGGAAACAGATTGATCCGCGTCGTCTCGGCATCGCTTTGGGAAATATTTGTCTATTGGAAGCGGTCAATCTGGGGCGGGACATGAAATACCGGCTTTATGGCAGCAACATTGCCTATCATGCCGGTCATGATCTGCAGGGGATGACACTGAGGGAAATTCCCCGGCACTTTCCACGCAAAGATTTTTCCGATCTTCCGTTTCATCTGGCTCTCTTTCAGGCCTGCCTGATTGAAAAGAGGCCCTATTTCAGCGAATATATGACCACCTCTGCCCAACGGCGAACCCCCAGAATCTGGAGCCGTCTCAGCCTTCCTCTGGCCAATAACCGCGGCGAGGTGACAATGATATTGCATTGCATCAGTCCACGACCCACCGAACAGCCCGCCGCCCGGGTCCCGTCCGATATGAAAATGGTTGTCTGA
- a CDS encoding VOC family protein, with product MKIEQIHHVAYRCKDAKETVEWYQKHLNMDFLLAISEDHVPSTKEPDPYMHVFLDAGNGNILAFFELPNSPEMDRDRNTPEWVQHIAFRVKDMDTLLQAKKDLEDAGIEVVGPTNHEIIQSIYFFDPNGHRIELTTVTATEEMLQELKRLGPEMLEEWSRTRKAVKHAAWLHEKEFRKP from the coding sequence ATGAAAATCGAACAAATTCATCATGTGGCCTATCGCTGCAAGGACGCTAAAGAAACCGTTGAATGGTACCAGAAACATCTGAATATGGATTTTCTGCTGGCCATTTCCGAAGATCACGTGCCCTCCACCAAGGAGCCGGACCCTTATATGCATGTTTTCCTGGATGCCGGAAACGGGAATATCCTGGCCTTTTTTGAGTTGCCCAACTCGCCAGAAATGGACCGGGACCGAAACACACCGGAATGGGTGCAGCATATCGCCTTCCGGGTCAAAGATATGGATACTCTGCTTCAAGCCAAAAAAGATCTGGAAGACGCCGGTATCGAGGTCGTAGGGCCAACCAATCACGAAATCATCCAGTCCATCTATTTTTTCGATCCCAATGGCCATCGCATTGAACTGACCACCGTGACCGCCACGGAGGAAATGCTTCAGGAGCTCAAGCGGCTGGGTCCGGAGATGCTGGAAGAATGGTCCCGCACGCGCAAGGCCGTCAAACACGCCGCTTGGCTTCATGAAAAGGAATTCCGGAAGCCCTGA
- a CDS encoding SDR family NAD(P)-dependent oxidoreductase: MSADLSSSTPPSFEFSGDFSGRVAIVTGAGGGLGRCHALAFAERGAAVVINDLGGDVHGQGASESAAQKVVREITDKGGKAIAHGGNVTKFAEMQDMVEAACKAFGRVDILVNNAGILRDKTFAKMDLEDFRAVVDVHLMGSANATKAVFPVMQDQNYGRIVMTSSSSGLYGNFGQSNYGAAKLGLAGLMNTLKLEGAKYGIKVNAVVPVAATRMTENIIPAEMLDLLKPELVSPAVLFLAAEEAPTGAIISAGAGTFARAAVVETDGVYLGEQPTPEQIAQHWAEISDLARAKPYDQGSAHTQKVVSLAFQGKNR, translated from the coding sequence ATGTCTGCTGATCTTTCATCTTCCACCCCCCCTTCTTTTGAATTTTCAGGCGATTTTTCAGGCCGGGTGGCCATTGTCACCGGTGCGGGTGGCGGGCTGGGCCGCTGTCATGCTTTGGCCTTTGCCGAACGCGGCGCGGCGGTTGTGATCAACGATCTGGGCGGCGATGTGCATGGGCAGGGCGCCTCTGAAAGCGCCGCGCAAAAAGTGGTGCGCGAGATCACCGACAAAGGCGGTAAGGCCATCGCCCATGGCGGCAACGTCACCAAATTCGCCGAGATGCAGGATATGGTGGAGGCGGCCTGTAAGGCCTTTGGCCGGGTAGACATCCTGGTCAACAATGCGGGCATCTTGCGGGACAAAACCTTCGCCAAGATGGACCTTGAGGATTTCCGGGCGGTGGTGGATGTGCATCTGATGGGCTCTGCCAATGCCACCAAGGCCGTCTTTCCCGTCATGCAGGACCAGAATTATGGCCGCATCGTCATGACCTCGTCGTCATCCGGCCTGTATGGAAATTTCGGGCAAAGCAATTATGGCGCCGCCAAGCTGGGGCTAGCCGGGTTGATGAATACGCTGAAACTGGAAGGCGCCAAATACGGCATCAAAGTCAATGCAGTGGTCCCCGTGGCCGCCACCCGCATGACGGAAAATATCATCCCGGCGGAGATGCTGGACCTGCTCAAGCCGGAACTGGTCTCGCCGGCGGTCCTGTTTCTCGCTGCCGAAGAAGCGCCGACGGGGGCGATTATATCGGCCGGGGCCGGAACATTTGCCCGCGCCGCAGTGGTGGAAACGGACGGGGTTTATCTGGGCGAACAGCCCACCCCGGAACAGATTGCGCAACATTGGGCAGAAATCTCCGATCTGGCGCGCGCCAAACCCTATGATCAGGGCAGCGCCCACACCCAGAAAGTGGTCTCCCTCGCCTTTCAGGGCAAAAATCGCTGA